The Pseudochaenichthys georgianus chromosome 8, fPseGeo1.2, whole genome shotgun sequence genome has a segment encoding these proteins:
- the LOC117451757 gene encoding ADP-ribosylation factor-like protein 4D, with product MGNQLTDIAPNPPFLPSFQSLHIVVIGLDSAGKTALLYRLKLREFVETIPTKGFNMERIKVSMGTSKSNSTTLQVWDVGGQDKLRPLWKSYTRRTDGLVFVVDSAESERMEEAKVELHRIARSAENQGVPLLVLANKQDLDGAASAAEVEKVLALHELSSSTLLHTQGCSALDGQGLQPGLEKLYEMILKRKKMLRNSKKKR from the exons ATGGGGAACCAGCTAACAGACATCGCCCCCAACCCCCCGTTCCTCCCCAGCTTCCAGTCATTACACATCGTGGTGATCGGTCTGGACTCTGCGGGGAAAACCGCCCTCCTCTACAGACTCAAGCTGCGGGAGTTTGTGGAGACGATCCCCACCAAAGGCTTCAACATGGAGCGGATTAAAGTGTCCATGGGGACCTCCAAAAGCAACAGCACCACGCTACAGGTGTGGGACGTGGGCGGCCAGGACAAACTGCGGCCCCTCTGGAAGTCCTACACCAGGAGGACGGACGGGCTGGTGTTCGTGGTGGATTCTGCCGAGTCGGAGCGCATGGAGGAGGCCAAAGTGGAGCTGCACAGGATCGCCCGGTCCGCAGAGAACCAGGGGGTGCCGCTGCTGGTTCTGGCAAACAAACAGGACCTGGACGGAGCCGCTTCAGCTGCAGAG GTGGAGAAGGTTCTGGCTCTCCATGAGCTCAGCTCGTCCACCCTGCTCCACACTCAGGGCTGCTCGGCGCTGGACGGCCAGGGCCTGCAGCCCGGCCTGGAGAAGCTGTACGAGATGATCCTGAAGAGGAAGAAGATGCTCCGAAACAGCAAGAAGAAGAGATGA